In Selenihalanaerobacter shriftii, the genomic window TAGCTGAACCACCAATAACATCTCCACCAGCAAAAACTCCTGATATTGAAGTTTGGTACGTATCATCATCTACAATAATATTATCCCACTTTGTTGTTTCCAATTCAGGAGTCTTCTTAGGTAATAATGGGTTTGGACCTTGACCAATAGCAATAATAACTACATCCACTGGAATAGTAAATTCTGAATTTTCAATAGGAATTGGTCGTGGTCTTCCACTACTATCTGGTTCTCCTAACTCCATTTTTACACACTCTAGTTCTTCTACCCAACCTTCATCATTACCAATAATTCTAGTTGGATTCCTCAATAATTTTAAATCTATTCTTTCTTCTTCTGCATTCTCTATCTCTTCTTCTCTAGCCGGCATCTCATTGCGAGAACGACGATAAACTATAGAAACTTCTTCAGCCCCTAAACGCAAAGCTGTTCTAGCCGAATCCATAGCCACATTACCTGCACCTACTACTGCTACTTTATCTCCAACAGTAATTGGTGTCTTATATTCTGGGAACTTATAAGCCTTCATTAAATTAGCTCTAGTTAAAAATTCATTAGATGAATAAACTCCATTTAAGTTCTCACCAGGTAAGCTTAAAAAGTAAGGTAAGCCAGCTCCAGTTCCAACAAAAATGGCTTTATACCCTTTTTCCCAAAGATCTTCAATACTTAAGGTAGAACCAATTAAGACATTAGCCTGCACTTCTACTCCTAATTCTTTAATATGCTCTATCTCTTCTGTCACAATTGATTTCGGTAATCTAAACTCCGGGATTCCATATCTTAATACTCCTCCTGGTTCAGATAAAGCTTCAAATAAAGTTACCTGATACCCTAACTTTGCTAAGTCAGCTGCTGCTGTTAAACCCGAAGGACCAGAACCAACTATGGCTACTTTAGCACCTGAGTTTTTATTAGAGACCTTTACTTTTGCTTTTTCGTTCGATTCTTCATCAGCTACAAATCTCTCTAAAGCTCCAATAGCTACCGGTTCACCTTTCTTACCAAGAATACATTCCGCTTCACACTGTTCTTCTTGAGGACAAACTCGACCACAAATAGCCGGTAGAGCATTCTTGGCTTTAATAGTATCTGATGCTTTAGAAAAATCCTCTTCTAACACCTGATCAATAAATTCAGGAATAGGTACTTCTACTGGACATCCATCTACACATGGCTTATTCTTACATTGCAAACACCGTTTAGCTTCTAGCATAGCCTCTTCTTTAGTGAAACCATTAGCTACTTCATTAAAATTATTAATTCTCTTTTCTGAGGACTGCTTTGTCATTGTTTGTCTTTTAGCCATTTACTCCACCTCCCTATCTAAATTGCACTTGTGTTCAGCTTCCTCTTCCTCATCTTCATAATGGCTTTGTCTCATCATTAACTCTTCAAAATCTACTGCGTGACCATCAAATGCCGGTCCATCAACACATGCAAATAGCCGCTCTCCATCAACTGTTACTCGACATCCACCGCACATTCCAGTACCATCAATCATAATTGGATTTAAACTAACAATCGTATCTATATCATATTCAGTAGTCACTTCACAGGCAGCCTTCATCATAACTGCCGGACCAACAGCTACTACTTCATCTACTTCATCCCGTTCATCTAATAAAGAATCCAAAATATTAGTTACAAAACCTTTTTCACCTAAAGTACCATCATCTGTAGCAAAGTAAATTTCATCTGAAACTTCTTCCATTTCGTCTTTCATAATTAACATTTCTTCAGTCTGAGCACCTACAATACTAATAATCTTATTCCCAGCCTCTTTTAAATATTTAGCTTTGGGGTAAACAGGTGCTACTCCTAATCCACCTGCTACACAAACAACTGTACCAATTTCTTTAATTTCAATTGGTTCTCCTAACGGGCCTAATAAATCTAAAAACTCATCACCTTGTTCTAAATTACAAAGTTCAATTGTAGAACACCCTACAGCTTGAATAACTAAATCTATAGTTCCTTCATCACGATTATAATCTACAATGGTTAAAGGGATTCTTTCTCCAGTTTCAGAAGCTCTAACAATTACAAAATGACCAGGTTGTGCCTTCTGGGCTACTAATGGTGCATCAATAGTAAACAAATCAATTTCAGGAGCTAAATCTCTCTTATCTAATATCTTTGCCATGCCAATCATCCTCTTCTCAAGTAATATTTAATAATGATGACTAATTATACTAATCTTATCTATTAAAGACAATCAGACAGCCCAACTAATGAGCTGCCTAATCACCTTAAAGAAATTAAATCTATTTTAATCTATCTTTATACAACTCCTTGATCAAGCATAGAATTAGCAACTTTTAGGAAGCCAGCAATATTAGCTCCTGCAACTAGGTCACCTTCCATACCATACTCTTTAGCTATAGTACTTGCATTATTATAAATATCGACCATAATTTTGTTAAGTTCTGCATCTACTTTTTCGAAACTCCAAGAATCCCACATGCCATTCTGAGTCATCTCGATGGCAGAAGTAGCAACTCCACCAGCATTAGCAGCCTTACCAGGAATATAGAATACATCATTCTCTTGGAATACTTCAACAGCTTCTGGAGTACATGGCATATTAGCACCTTCACCAACAATCTTTACTCCATGCTCTACAAGAACCTTAGCTGAATCTTCATCTAATTCATTCTGAGTAGCACATGGTAATGCAATATCACATTCAACATTCCAAATATCAAAGCTTTCTGCAACATATTCAGCAGAAGGATGTTCCTCAACATACTCTTTAATTCTTCCTCTTTCTACTTCCTTAATACGTTTAACTGTATCAAGTTTAATTCCTTCTGAATCATATACATAACCACTAGAATCACTGAGAGCTATTACATTTGCTCCTAATTCTTGAGCTTTCTCAGTAGCATAAATGGCTACATTACCAGAACCTGAGATTACGATGTCCTTTCCTTCAAAAGAATCATCATGATCTTTAAGCAGCTCTTCAACAATATATACTAATCCATATCCTGTAGCTTCTGTTCTAACTAAACTTCCACCCCAGTCTAATCCTTTACCTGTTAATACACCTGCATCAAATGAGTTAACTATTCTCTTATATTGACCAAATAAATAACCAATTTCTCTTCCACCAACTCCAATATCACCTGCTGGAACATCAGTACTTGGACCAATATGACGATAAAGTTCTGTCATAAAGCTTTGACAAAATCTCATAACTTCAGCATCTGATTTACCTTTAGGGTCAAAATCACTACCACCTTTACCTCCACCGATAGGACGTCCAGTTAGAGCATTCTTAAATATCTGTTCAAAACCTAAAAACTTAACAATACCAGCATAAACCGATGGATGGAATCTTAAACCACCCTTATAAGGTCCAAGAGCACTATTAAATTCAAATCTGAAACCACGATTAACTTGCACATTACCTTCATCATCTACCCAAGGTACTCTAAAGATGATCTGTCTTTCTGGTTCAACAATTCTTTCTAAAATTCCAGCATCTTTATATTCAGGATGCTTATCAAAAACTGGTTCAATAGACTCTAATACCTCTTTTACTGCTTGATGAAACTCTGGTTCATTTGCATTCCTTTCAGTTACCTTATCTAATACATTAGAAACATAATTACTCATCTTCTCACTCCTCATTTATATTTTAAAAATTATATTTTTTAGCCATCTGAAAATTGAAAATAAAAAACTTCTAAATTACTCTCCTACTCACCTCCCCAACAGAATTACCATCTAATTAAAATATATGAGACTAATTTTATATTATGAAAATTAATTTCATTTTTTTATCTGTCGTGTAACTTAATTCTATATGAAAGATAAAACTCCTGCTTAAAAAAGCAAAAAAAATAAAAAATATATTATTTATTTAATTAATGGTGCCCCAATTGATTAGAAATTTGATTTGCTACTTCCATAATTATTGGTATTACTTCATTCTTAATATATTTTTCAGTCATTCTAATACTAGGTCCAGAAATACTTATAGCAGCAACTACTTCTCCATCATGATTCTTAATCGGTGCTGCTACACAACGAACTCCTTCTTCCATTTCTCCCATATCTAAAGCATATCCTTGCTTTCTAATCTTTCTTAACTCTTCTTCTAGCCTTTTAGGGTCTACTTTAGTCTTAGTAGTTAGTTTTTTAAATTCCATTTGTTCAAATAGTTCAGGCCATTTTTCAGGATCTTCATAAGCCAATAATGCTTTACCAGTGCCTGTACAATAAGCCGGCCCTCTACTACCTATTTGAGCAAACATCTTAACTATATTAGTAGATGCAGCTTGGTCTACATAAACTACTTCTCCTTCATCTAAAATTGCTAAATTAGTAGTTTCATTACATTTATCTACTAATTCTTTTAAATAAGGTTTAGTAATATTAATTAAATTAATATTCTTCTTAGCAGCATTACCGATTTCAAAAGCCTTTAAACCTAAATAATATTTTCCACTGTCTTGATTTTGCTCTATAAAATCTCTTAAAGCTAGTGTATTAAGTATTCTGTGTACTGTGCTAATATTTAATTCTGTCTTCTCAGCTAGGTTACTAAGCGTCATCGGCCTCCCTTCATCTGCTAAAGCTTCTAAAATAATTAAAGCCCTATCCACAGATTGCACAACTTTCTTCTTAGCCATAACTTTTCTCCTTCCTCACTTAAAAAAAGTATAAATCATAACAAAACAAGTATAGCATATCATTTAATAAAAGTAAAAAAATAACACAAGTGATGACACTCACTTGTGTTAAAAAAACTTTACAATTTAGACACTTACACAACCAATCCTAGTACTATTACCTTTTATTTTAATTTCAACTGTTTCGGTTAAAATATCAGCATAACTATAGGAAACTTTGCGCGGTGTTTGATCATTATCTACTTTAACTACAAAAACATTAGAGTATGTCTCTTCTAATACTCCTTCTTTCTCAATAATCTTTTTTCTACCTTGATTCGCCTTCAAACTAACCTGTTTACCTACAAAAGACTCCAAGTCAACTTTGATTTGATTCAAGATATTATTACCCATAAAGGACCACCTTTCATTTTGTTGAGTTCTCAAAGTATTGTATCATATTTTTTGGATAATGTCAAGAAAATATTCCATTATAACAGAAATAAAAAAATATGTCAATAAATTTTACTACAAAATTCTTGATTATTATCTTGATTAAATTAATCAATCCCTTGCTAAAAATCTCCATAATTCATCCTGTGGTGGATCTGTAATTTCTAGCCTCTCTTCTTTAGTAATTATTATCCTCTTTTCACCTGTAATCTTACCAATAACAGCAGAACTAATACCTTCCTTACTCAAATTACTTACTAATTCATCACCTAGTTCAGTTGTCAAAATCATCATTCCTGATCCAATTAAATGATAAGGGTTGATCTCTAAAGAATTTGTAATTTCTTTAGTTGCAGGATGAAGCGGAATTGAATCTTGATTAATCTTAAATCCAACCTCTGCAGCCGATGTTAATTCATAAAGGGAGCCATATAAACCTCCTTCTGTCACATCATGCATAGCATTCACCTGAAAATCTGCACCTATTAATCCTTCCGTAATTACACTTAAATGATTAACTAACTGTTGACCTTCTTCTAATAATTCTGGATCAACTCCTAAGTTTATTAAGTCTTGATAATAATCTGCAGCTAAGATAGCTGTCCCTTCTAAGCCTGTCCATTTAGTAACTACGATATCGTCACCTACTTGCGCTCCTGAGGATGTAACATATTTATCTTTGCTCGTCTTTCCGATAGCTGTACAAGAAACCAAAGGTTGATTAACGATATCTGTTACCTCTGTATGTCCACCTAATATATCTATCCCTAATTCTTGAGCTGCTTGATTAATATCCTTTATAATTGCTATGATTTCATCTTCTGAAGTCTCAGGAGGTACTAATAATACTTGCTGAATTCCAATCGGACTAGCGCCATTAGCCGCAATATCATTACAAGCCACATTAACAGCTAGACTTCCCATTCCTTCTTGTACTCCAGTAATAGGATCTGTAGACATGACAGCAACAAATTCTCCAAAATCAATCACTGTTGAATCTTCACCTATTTTGGGTCTCACTAATACTTCTTCATTACTTACCGAAATCTGGTCTAAAACTAATTTCTTTAAATTATTGATATCTATCTTTCCAGCCTTCATACAAGATCACCTTTCAATATTAGATTTCTAGTAAATCTGTCTTTAAAATAGCAAATAATACTGGGAAAGCTATTACTGCTCCTCCAACTGCTTGAATAATATTCCAAGGTATACTGCTCAATGGTGCAATAAAACTCTTAGTCAATATAGCGCCTCCTAAGTAATAACCTGCTACCATCCAACCTCCACCTAATAAAGCTGCTATAACATCTTTAAACCTTACAGATGTTTCACCCCTACTTCTAATTGCAATTTTACCGATAATTAACCCTTCAATCCCTTTAATAATTAACGTAGGCAAAGCCCAGTGACCATAACCCGAAAGTAAGTCAGCCAATGCCGAACCTAATCCTCCTGCTATTAAACCAACCCCAGGACCAAATAAAATACTACTCAAATAAATCATACTGTCTCCTAAGTGAATATACCCCTCTGTAGCCGGCACTGGCACCTTAATCACCATAGTCGACACAGTAACTAACGCAATTAATAATCCTTTCAAAGATAACTCTTTAGTTTTATTCATTCTCCTCTCCCCCTATGCAAAAACTTCATCATAATATTTATTTCGTATATCTATCTGCTACATTAGAAGCACAGTAAGCTGATGGTTTTATTTTAGCTTCATAACCACTCCCAGCTACCATACCTACTACTTCTTTAATCAAATCTCGAGTTTCTCCATTTCTTCCTACATCAAGATGAACTTCAATATTTAAATCTGCTACTGACTCTTTTTCTGCCATCTTTTCTGCCACTTTTCCTGCTACCTTTAAACTTTTTACTGTTTCATGATATATCTTCTGTCTTAATGTTGGGTGTGGAGATAATATCTCTTTATTGTAATAAAATCGTGCTCCTTTTCCTTCCCTATAAATAACAATAGTTGTTACAAAGACAGCCATCTCTCCTTGTTGTGAATCACTACCTATCATTAAACGATAATTAGCTTCAGGTACCTCTTTTACAAAATCAATTATACTAGAAAAAGCTTCAGCAAATTCTAATTCACCTTCTGTAGGACTAATTAATTTCATCTACCACCCTCCATTAAAATTAATTTAATAATTTGAATAGGGTATTACTTAATGTAGCAAATTTTTTAATATCTAATTTTTCTCCTCTACGTCTAGACTCTATCCCTACTTCTTCTAAAGCTTCATCTACTAAATCACGATCCAAGTTTACATTAGTTGCTTTACTTAAAGAGTTTCTAATCGTTTTT contains:
- a CDS encoding AIR synthase family protein, producing the protein MKAGKIDINNLKKLVLDQISVSNEEVLVRPKIGEDSTVIDFGEFVAVMSTDPITGVQEGMGSLAVNVACNDIAANGASPIGIQQVLLVPPETSEDEIIAIIKDINQAAQELGIDILGGHTEVTDIVNQPLVSCTAIGKTSKDKYVTSSGAQVGDDIVVTKWTGLEGTAILAADYYQDLINLGVDPELLEEGQQLVNHLSVITEGLIGADFQVNAMHDVTEGGLYGSLYELTSAAEVGFKINQDSIPLHPATKEITNSLEINPYHLIGSGMMILTTELGDELVSNLSKEGISSAVIGKITGEKRIIITKEERLEITDPPQDELWRFLARD
- a CDS encoding sulfide/dihydroorotate dehydrogenase-like FAD/NAD-binding protein; this translates as MAKILDKRDLAPEIDLFTIDAPLVAQKAQPGHFVIVRASETGERIPLTIVDYNRDEGTIDLVIQAVGCSTIELCNLEQGDEFLDLLGPLGEPIEIKEIGTVVCVAGGLGVAPVYPKAKYLKEAGNKIISIVGAQTEEMLIMKDEMEEVSDEIYFATDDGTLGEKGFVTNILDSLLDERDEVDEVVAVGPAVMMKAACEVTTEYDIDTIVSLNPIMIDGTGMCGGCRVTVDGERLFACVDGPAFDGHAVDFEELMMRQSHYEDEEEEAEHKCNLDREVE
- a CDS encoding ECF transporter S component, with translation MNKTKELSLKGLLIALVTVSTMVIKVPVPATEGYIHLGDSMIYLSSILFGPGVGLIAGGLGSALADLLSGYGHWALPTLIIKGIEGLIIGKIAIRSRGETSVRFKDVIAALLGGGWMVAGYYLGGAILTKSFIAPLSSIPWNIIQAVGGAVIAFPVLFAILKTDLLEI
- a CDS encoding Veg family protein — protein: MGNNILNQIKVDLESFVGKQVSLKANQGRKKIIEKEGVLEETYSNVFVVKVDNDQTPRKVSYSYADILTETVEIKIKGNSTRIGCVSV
- a CDS encoding ribonuclease H-like YkuK family protein, whose protein sequence is MKLISPTEGELEFAEAFSSIIDFVKEVPEANYRLMIGSDSQQGEMAVFVTTIVIYREGKGARFYYNKEILSPHPTLRQKIYHETVKSLKVAGKVAEKMAEKESVADLNIEVHLDVGRNGETRDLIKEVVGMVAGSGYEAKIKPSAYCASNVADRYTK
- the gltA gene encoding NADPH-dependent glutamate synthase encodes the protein MAKRQTMTKQSSEKRINNFNEVANGFTKEEAMLEAKRCLQCKNKPCVDGCPVEVPIPEFIDQVLEEDFSKASDTIKAKNALPAICGRVCPQEEQCEAECILGKKGEPVAIGALERFVADEESNEKAKVKVSNKNSGAKVAIVGSGPSGLTAAADLAKLGYQVTLFEALSEPGGVLRYGIPEFRLPKSIVTEEIEHIKELGVEVQANVLIGSTLSIEDLWEKGYKAIFVGTGAGLPYFLSLPGENLNGVYSSNEFLTRANLMKAYKFPEYKTPITVGDKVAVVGAGNVAMDSARTALRLGAEEVSIVYRRSRNEMPAREEEIENAEEERIDLKLLRNPTRIIGNDEGWVEELECVKMELGEPDSSGRPRPIPIENSEFTIPVDVVIIAIGQGPNPLLPKKTPELETTKWDNIIVDDDTYQTSISGVFAGGDVIGGSATVIAAMGDGRQAAKSIHKYLQE
- the gdhA gene encoding NADP-specific glutamate dehydrogenase, which codes for MSNYVSNVLDKVTERNANEPEFHQAVKEVLESIEPVFDKHPEYKDAGILERIVEPERQIIFRVPWVDDEGNVQVNRGFRFEFNSALGPYKGGLRFHPSVYAGIVKFLGFEQIFKNALTGRPIGGGKGGSDFDPKGKSDAEVMRFCQSFMTELYRHIGPSTDVPAGDIGVGGREIGYLFGQYKRIVNSFDAGVLTGKGLDWGGSLVRTEATGYGLVYIVEELLKDHDDSFEGKDIVISGSGNVAIYATEKAQELGANVIALSDSSGYVYDSEGIKLDTVKRIKEVERGRIKEYVEEHPSAEYVAESFDIWNVECDIALPCATQNELDEDSAKVLVEHGVKIVGEGANMPCTPEAVEVFQENDVFYIPGKAANAGGVATSAIEMTQNGMWDSWSFEKVDAELNKIMVDIYNNASTIAKEYGMEGDLVAGANIAGFLKVANSMLDQGVV
- a CDS encoding IclR family transcriptional regulator; this encodes MAKKKVVQSVDRALIILEALADEGRPMTLSNLAEKTELNISTVHRILNTLALRDFIEQNQDSGKYYLGLKAFEIGNAAKKNINLINITKPYLKELVDKCNETTNLAILDEGEVVYVDQAASTNIVKMFAQIGSRGPAYCTGTGKALLAYEDPEKWPELFEQMEFKKLTTKTKVDPKRLEEELRKIRKQGYALDMGEMEEGVRCVAAPIKNHDGEVVAAISISGPSIRMTEKYIKNEVIPIIMEVANQISNQLGHH